One Streptosporangium sp. NBC_01495 DNA window includes the following coding sequences:
- a CDS encoding winged helix-turn-helix transcriptional regulator — protein MKKQTYSCGLDAAVDVVGGKWKALILWALHYKALRFGELSRSVSGISEKMLIQQLREMESYGLVHREVYHQVPPKVEYSLTEFGHSLNTALIPLGDWGELHMETIKALPRP, from the coding sequence ATGAAGAAGCAGACCTACTCGTGTGGGCTCGACGCCGCCGTCGACGTCGTGGGCGGCAAGTGGAAGGCGCTGATCCTGTGGGCCCTCCACTACAAGGCCCTCCGGTTCGGAGAGCTGAGCCGGAGCGTGTCGGGCATCAGCGAGAAGATGCTGATCCAGCAGCTCAGGGAGATGGAGTCGTACGGCCTGGTGCACCGCGAGGTCTATCACCAGGTTCCGCCGAAGGTGGAATACTCGCTGACCGAGTTCGGCCACTCGCTCAACACCGCGCTCATCCCGCTCGGCGACTGGGGCGAGCTCCACATGGAGACCATCAAGGCACTCCCCCGCCCCTGA
- a CDS encoding NAD(P)-dependent oxidoreductase yields MTVIGLGAMGRALAGAFLDNGHPTTVWNRTAGKGGELTERGATEAATVAEAIAASPIVVVCVLDYDAVREVLGAPGVSDLADLADVLDTPGTPEAPGTSGTPDGSGTSGTQGTVAGLLSGRTLVNLTNGTPRQARELARWASERGADYLDGGIMAVPPMIGTPGSLILCSGSPEAFTAHERTLSATGAVSYLGEDAGRASLYDIALLSAMYGMFGGFFHAIAMVGSEKVPATEFTPLVVSWLNAMITSLPGMAKAYDANDHSAAASNLGMQAEAFVNLLDASGEQGVSAELLEPMGTLLHRGVAANLGEGDISALIDLLRTDPAGSRTPDRTT; encoded by the coding sequence GTGACAGTCATCGGTCTGGGAGCGATGGGAAGGGCGCTGGCCGGGGCCTTCCTGGACAACGGCCATCCCACGACCGTCTGGAACCGTACCGCCGGTAAGGGCGGAGAGCTCACGGAGCGGGGCGCGACCGAGGCGGCCACCGTCGCCGAGGCGATCGCGGCGAGCCCGATCGTCGTGGTCTGCGTGCTGGACTACGACGCGGTGCGCGAGGTCCTCGGCGCGCCCGGCGTCTCCGACCTCGCGGACCTCGCGGACGTCCTCGACACCCCCGGAACCCCCGAAGCACCCGGCACGTCCGGAACCCCCGACGGCTCCGGCACTTCCGGCACGCAGGGCACCGTGGCCGGCCTCCTGTCGGGCCGGACCCTGGTGAATCTCACCAACGGCACGCCCCGCCAGGCACGCGAGCTGGCCCGCTGGGCGTCCGAGCGGGGAGCGGACTACCTGGACGGCGGCATCATGGCGGTGCCCCCGATGATCGGGACCCCCGGATCGCTCATCCTCTGCAGCGGATCGCCCGAGGCGTTCACCGCCCACGAGCGGACCCTGTCGGCGACGGGCGCCGTCAGCTACCTGGGCGAGGACGCGGGCCGGGCGTCGCTGTACGACATCGCGCTGCTCAGCGCGATGTACGGCATGTTCGGCGGTTTCTTCCACGCCATCGCCATGGTCGGTTCCGAGAAGGTCCCGGCGACGGAGTTCACGCCGCTGGTGGTCTCGTGGCTCAACGCCATGATCACCAGTCTTCCCGGGATGGCGAAGGCGTACGACGCGAACGACCACTCCGCCGCCGCCTCGAACCTGGGGATGCAGGCGGAGGCTTTCGTCAACCTGCTGGACGCCAGCGGGGAGCAGGGCGTCAGCGCCGAGCTGCTGGAGCCCATGGGGACGCTGCTCCACCGGGGCGTCGCCGCGAATCTGGGCGAAGGCGATATCTCAGCCCTGATCGACCTGCTCCGCACGGACCCTGCGGGGTCCCGGACGCCGGATCGAACGACGTGA
- a CDS encoding OmpA family protein — MTENLKVEVVGLNRVKGKHLIAQMRLSNTGTEKHLSWAGEMGDRTRPLGEIKWASGIGVLDAQARTWLLPYKPAGSPCLCSDRDRDGLGRFIDPGQSITVYAVLPAPSGNPATTTVITPVGPPMLNVPISDEAPTGDFPDPDADTVTLVTRRLILPSESLDKSEETADDGKDLQVNLSSDVLFAVDKATLTPKAKSIMARTAKLIDASPGTVVTVAGHADSSGNDAINDPLSLHRAQAVQRALSALLSRDGVRFQTEGYGSRRPLYNNDSDEGRRRNRRVTVTFPKPQPATREPVATTSPGATGLTGTTRADGQPIAMEVAGLRRLPGGLGLLTYKITNEGSAETWFTDLHHAQDWEAYKYQAASNVRVTDVAARRQYLPGRLEVPTDDGVDFYCACTDVSGVRISTEKFAPGQTREFWNLFALPDTADTLKVKIGPFRDLHVSIQ; from the coding sequence ATGACCGAGAACCTCAAGGTCGAGGTCGTCGGCCTCAACCGCGTCAAGGGCAAGCACCTCATCGCCCAGATGCGCCTGTCCAACACCGGCACCGAGAAGCACCTGTCCTGGGCCGGCGAGATGGGCGACCGCACCCGCCCCCTCGGCGAGATCAAGTGGGCCTCCGGCATCGGCGTCCTCGACGCGCAGGCCCGCACCTGGCTTCTGCCGTACAAACCCGCCGGCTCCCCCTGCCTGTGCAGCGACCGGGACCGCGACGGCCTCGGCCGCTTTATCGACCCTGGCCAGTCGATCACCGTCTACGCGGTGCTGCCCGCACCGTCGGGCAACCCTGCGACGACCACCGTCATCACCCCCGTGGGCCCGCCGATGCTCAATGTGCCCATCAGCGACGAAGCTCCGACCGGTGACTTTCCCGACCCCGATGCCGACACCGTCACCCTGGTTACCCGCCGCCTCATCCTCCCCTCCGAATCCTTGGACAAATCAGAGGAGACCGCCGACGACGGCAAGGATCTGCAGGTCAACCTCTCCTCCGACGTGCTATTCGCGGTGGACAAGGCCACCCTCACCCCCAAAGCCAAGTCGATCATGGCCCGTACGGCCAAGCTCATCGACGCCTCCCCCGGCACAGTGGTGACGGTGGCGGGCCACGCCGACTCCTCCGGCAACGACGCCATCAACGACCCTTTGTCGCTGCACCGCGCCCAGGCGGTACAGCGCGCCCTGTCGGCGCTGCTATCCAGGGACGGAGTCCGCTTCCAGACCGAGGGGTACGGCTCGCGCCGCCCGCTGTACAACAACGACAGCGATGAGGGCAGGCGCCGCAACCGCCGTGTCACGGTGACCTTCCCCAAACCTCAGCCCGCTACCCGGGAACCGGTGGCCACGACTTCTCCCGGCGCGACCGGCCTGACCGGCACCACCAGGGCGGACGGCCAGCCCATCGCCATGGAGGTCGCCGGCCTGCGCCGACTGCCCGGCGGCCTCGGCCTGCTCACCTACAAGATCACCAATGAAGGGTCGGCCGAGACCTGGTTCACCGACCTTCACCACGCTCAGGACTGGGAGGCGTACAAGTACCAGGCCGCAAGCAACGTCCGCGTGACCGACGTCGCCGCCCGCCGCCAGTACCTGCCCGGCCGCTTAGAGGTCCCCACCGACGACGGCGTGGACTTCTACTGCGCATGCACAGACGTCTCCGGCGTCCGCATCAGCACCGAGAAGTTCGCGCCTGGCCAGACCCGCGAGTTCTGGAACCTCTTCGCCCTGCCCGATACCGCCGACACCCTCAAGGTCAAGATCGGCCCGTTCCGCGACCTCCACGTTTCCATCCAGTAA